The following nucleotide sequence is from Perca flavescens isolate YP-PL-M2 chromosome 20, PFLA_1.0, whole genome shotgun sequence.
ACCACAGAAAAGTGGTTTTGACAtactgactttaaaaaaaatttgattctCAATTCTTAATTGGTAAAACTATGACCAAAATCCTACTTTGACACCGTGAGTTACAGGTTGTAGATCAAAGACATAAAACGTCGACATCAGTTGTGTTCAAGTCAAGCAGCGAGAAAAGTTTCTGATGGCATTTAGGCAGACAAAAGAAATGTTCAGGATGTGTTGTTACTGACCTTCAGGGGGACGATTGGAAGtggccacaacaacaacaccctTCAGAAAGAGATTCTCAAAGAGCTGCTTGAGAATCATGGCATCAGCAATATCAGTGACCTAAAATGTGTGTTACAGGTAAATTAACTTTTGGTAAAGCATGGGAACAACACGGTTTAGGTTAGAGCTTATACATGGTATATGTGGTATGCAGAAAACATAATTACCTGGAACTCATCAAAGCACAGAAGACAAGCCTCCTCACTGATCTCCTCAGCAACTGGAGCAATGGGGTCGTAGGATTTGGCCATTCTTCCTGCTTCTCTCTTTGGCATCCTCTGTTTCAGCCGATGGATCCCTAAAgaccaacaataacaaaaagagCAAGTAAtgtggctgggttagctcagttggtagagcaggcgcacatatgtagaggtttactccacgacgcagtggccgcgggtttgactccgacctgcagccctttgctgcatgagCAAGTAAAAGTTGTCTCATGAATGTATATCTTTTCAATACACTATTAATATAGAGTGGGAGCTATTggctatttatattttatagtttaGTCTAACTCAAGACTTTTACTGGACCCATTTAAAGTGCTTTGTCAgcagcatgcatgcatgcatgcatatatatatatatatatatatatatatatatatatatatatatatatctcaacaCGTATACAGTGCTTTAAATGTAACAAAACCCAAATGTGGTGGCTAAAACAGGAAATATAAGCTCAGTTGAGCAACCACAGCGCTGCATTGTTCTACAGACTTGAATCAAGCATGATGGGAAGTGTTCATTTCACACCAGTATTGAAATGAAAACATGCCACTgaacaataaaatgcaatacaacacgTTTTACCCCAACTGAAACAACACATTTAGATCGTCTTAGAATAAAATGCTGACAGTGCATAGGGCAGTATGAAGGCttgcttttttcctttttcattttaagaCAGATTATATGTGAATATACCTAAAGATGGTTCATATGGTTAAATACACCAGGCCAGCTGGAATTACAAAATAATTCTCACCGTTTGGCACAAATATATTAACAAAGATACACAGTGTCAGAGATGCAAATCAGCGGGCTCAGAGCTGCTGATTCAGTGGGTTGTCTGTAACCACTGACATGTgattaaatgaattaaattaaTGATAAATGAAAACGAGTAGGCCAGAGGTCGCCCTTTGGTGGCATTATTTTGTAGACAACAACATTACTATATCTCAGGCTAGGCTGTGTAATAGAGGCAGGATGTCAGCTGGATTTGAATAAACTTTTACTATTTACTATGactaaatgttatttttgaaaagctGCTCAACAGTGACAAGAATGAAGAAATGCAACAGGGCGTGGGTGGAAAAGCCATTATTACCACAAGCTTACAAAAATACGAGACAAAGTTTATGCAAAACTGGTGTATTGACAATTTGGATGATGAAATGTATATCCTGGTGTGATTTcatcaacaacaataaaaatgtttccGCTCATGTAGTTTCTCATTGCACCAAACAGCCCTTTTGCAGCTGGGAGGACACCATCCATTTTTTGGATGCAGAACACCTCATCCACCTTGAACTCaattcattcatacattcattcatttgctcAAAGCTTAGATACGTATTTGCCCCCTAGTGGCTGTTAGAAGCAAAGAAAGTCAACTATGAACATTAAATACCTGCCCCCTCCCTCTCAGATGAACTGTAAATGGTGCTTCTCATCTCTGAAGATGTACATCTTTGAAACAAACACGAAGCATACTCACTTTTATGCACATCCAACATGAAGCCGTGGAAATGaaccctctttttcttttcagtctCAACGTATGAATAAAACATATCCATCACCATAGTTTTTCCTGTGCCTGAAAATAAGAGCACGCATGCAAGTGAGTTGAGgaaaaaacattaacacaaaatgtcagagaaatataatttatatttgtaaCTCTGTAACTTTATATCTCTTACCAACATCACCGTAGATGTAGTAACCTTTTGGAGCAGTCGGTTTGGTGAATAACTGAAAGACAAAATCAGCAAACAGGTTCTGGTGTTACAAAATGATCCCAGAGTAAATAAACGTCTGCAGTAGAATTGAATTACAACACTTACCATCTTGAATTAATAAAGTAAATTACTTAAACAGGTGCAGGACTCACACCAAAGTATGTGAGTTCAGTAAACCAACAAGTTTCAAGCTTTCAAGCAACAAAGAGAAGCAGTTGTTGCAGTCAGCAATAGAATCCTTTGTTCTCAGGCTCCCtccaacagaaagaaaaacGCATATACTCAAGCAAAATGAGAATCTAAGACATAAACATGGTTGTTGGCCTGTTATCAGggagtaaaatatatttatacacagattacagagacaaaaacaggtAGTGACATTAAGTAAAAGTGAAATAATATGGAAACGTAGTATAAGTCCCAAGAGAACAATAAGAACCTAAACTTGAGCAGAACTTCCAAAGACCCCTTTTCCAAATATAGAGGCAGTATACAGGTAAATAAAGGGAAAACAATATAACGTGTCTTAGTAAGGTGTTTGGTGTTTGTTTAGCTTCAGTGCTCCACTCTACTATTCAATCTCATTTAGTGTTTTAATGATGGTGGTGGAAAACATGTTCATCAAAAAATGGTAACTAATTTTGCCTACCAAGGTTTTGACGTGTAGCAGTAAACTAAGGctaatattatttttatattattatttatattagcATTAAtagacaaatatatttttttattattatttatattagcATTAATAGACAAGTTAAGTAtcacataagaagctgggtccagactggtttaatgatagccagacacattattttaaagaggatggaggaatgaaggggtgtaagaagctttgtgctggggagagacgtgtatgatgggtttatggtgttgtcatttataaaTGACAAATTGagaataaacataaacatatacatatgtataaacacatatgtttatttggtttattgtcaattttgttgtcttgaatattgtagttagtgtttttgtctgggtgggtggtgatgacgaGGGGGGGTATGTTCATGTTGCGAattgtatgttgtttaaaaaataaaaaaaagttaattaatAAGTTAATAATTAAAACGATGAAAACATCAGCAATCATTGgggtgttctctctctctctctaccttgGAGAAGAAAGATCTCGGTGTGTTGCTGTATCCTCGGAGTGTTTTGTGGAGCTGGTCCAGTGTCTGCAGCACCGCTTTCTGGTGCTCATCCTCCCGCAGCGAGCCGTCTCTGATCAGCCCGTTGTAGTGATCCAGAGGGCTGCGAAACCCGGCGGTGCTTGCCCCGCTCTCCTCCACCGCCTGCTGGGCTCTCACCGAGCAACCTTCaatcacattttaaaacaacacaTGATGAGCTAACTGgctattttatatatttgtgtatattttttaGACCTTGCGATAATACGTTGCTGCTATGCACCAAAGGTTAGCAAGGGATAGTTTGACATCTGATAGAACCAGTGACAACCACAAGGTAAGTTTGTACAGAAGGTTAGATatttcggttacactttacttacaTGTACGTGTCATAAAGATTATAAACAAGTCCTAAACGtatatgacataacgcttcttttagtaagtgtcattcggtttttgtcatgacaagttatggttagggttaaggttcaTATGTGTCATGACTgggtcatgacagtgtcatgtgttcatgacagtgtcatgtcactcttatgtagataccttcaagtaaagtgttaccgataTGTCTAGTAATATCTGGTTAACTTTAAGAGAATGTAAACTACAGCAAAGTGTTATTAAAAGAAGAGCTATAGGTCGAGTTGTCGACATTAGCTTTATACCACCGGTCAAACTCTTTTAACACCATCAACAAGACTCACCAAAAACTCGTCTCACCTCGTCTGCAGACCTCGGTCAAAGACTTTAGCAGCTTTCTGGAGGAATACTGTTTAGTCAAAAGACACCTAAAGCCCAGTAAAGCTGAGGGTGACATTTTTACAGACAGCGGTATGCACACCGCCATCTTGATTTCAAATGTTGTCAACGTAACTTTATTAGCAAACACATAACCAACAGAAGCGTGTATCGTAGTCGGCCAACAGGGGCGAAGTTTCGTTCAGTCGTCCTGGGTTAAAATGCTATTTCTTATAATAAGAATGATCATCATACAATATTATGCTGctattttataaatatgtatatattcatttatattttatgaTTGTATGATTATGAAATGGGTTGCAATTGTGCTGATAAATTCAAAGCAACACTGTCAACAACAAAGCTATCATTTTGGTAGGTTTAattttgtaattattattaattattagttTCTGAATATTTTTTGGGTTTTAGACTAAACAAATCATTCAAAGATTTTAAACTTTAGGAACTGTtacaggcatttttttttactatttcctTATacggaacaaaaaaaataattgatacaataattgataaaaaaaaacaaatcattagAAGCAGTCTTAATCCCAAACTTGcacaatacacacactacacctgATTTGGTATAATATAGATGTGTGACTGTACCCAATAGTGTAGTATCAAATACTGAAATATCCATCAAGAGGATGATTAATGTCCAAAGGTGTTAAGTTAAATTTAGAATATATACACCTGAGTCCAAGTCTTGAATTACCTAAAATGACCCTTTTTTGTTTCACGAGGCAGAAATAAGGACTGCAGAGAAACTGCAAATATGCAAATcactgaaatgaaaacacaatgCTTACTGCTGAGCCCTCCCACTCACTAACAAAAGAATATTAAAAGTCATATTAAAAAGGCAGTGACAGGGCATGCTGTATATCCATTAATAGATAAGCAAAAATGATTATTGTTAGTGTGTTATATTATTCAGAGATGCAACCAAAGATTATTATAAACCTGACTGTCAAGCACACTATAACAGAGGCTGGAACCAGGGAATATAGTTGGCAGTGTTTGctagaaaaaaaacttaaacaatGTTGCTAATGAATGTTACGTCAActcaaataataaatgaatcgactaattgtttcagctctaataTTGTTATCTGCTTTAATATCAGATAACTGCATTTTGAATAATATATCTGCAACTaacaatcattttcattatcgattaacctgccaattatttttcttctattaatagctttgaatataaataaaaaaattagtgATACATCGGTTCAAGATtcatgtctttaaatgtcttgttttggttTACCAACACTCCACAACCCAAATATGTTCAGTTCACTATCatgtatgacaaagaaaagcatcaaatcaGCTCATTTGTGTGGTCACAGCCACACAATTGAACGTTTAAGTTACACACTTCAACATCACCACATGTTCAGTTATTTAAGTTCacattaatgtgtgtttgttggttTGGTCAGTTTGTAGGCTATATAAGTGTCCCTTTCATTCGAGAGTTAACATTTTGATTTTGTTAGACTTATTTTTCAGTAGAGTTGTGCTTTGTTGACCTTTTTTAAGGGCCCTATAACTTTAAACCTATTTGGTCCACAACATCATTATAAAAGCTTTAAGCAGCCAaagttttgtatttttacttaaagAAATGActaaaattacattacaaattacataaaaaaatatatcttttcTTTTGATTGAGAGCCTAGACAAAAAATATTTCTACGAAAATTAATTCATCCATACTTTTTGAAGAATAttctcattcaaatgaaaatagCAGAAACTCTCAGTTTCTCAGTCTTATtattcctccacagcactgagCAGACCAAAAACATGGCAGACAACGTCAGGGTGTTACAGGGGCTTACAGGCTTGTTGCCATGACAACAGaggagcctgtctctctctctctctctctctctctttagggcacacacacacacacacacacacacacacacacacacacacacacacacacacacacacacaccatctctctctctctctctctgtctctgttgtaCACTcactctgatacacacacacacacacacacacacacacctctctctctctctctctgtctctgttgtaCACTcactctgatacacacacacacacacacacacacacacacacacacacacacacacacacacacacacacattcatgtatACAGTATTACAGTGGAATCTGCCTTGCTTTGAGATCCGTGCTCAGGAAAAATATAGGAAACACAGCAAGGAGCATAGGGATACACTCCACATCTGTTCTGGATGGTGAGTGCCTGCCTGCTGACCggttattgtttgtttacatactgtatcCTTTGACAAAtctgctcaaaaaaaaaaaaaaagacattttgtaGGTATTCCATGCAGTTGGTCCATTCTTGCTGCATGGGAGATGTGCCATGCTTATTTTCTTGctgcttctttcttttctttttttaaagattaggGTGGAAGCTGTCATCGTAATGGTAATTCATAGCTGGGTAGCCATGGCGAAGTCAATTTCCCCCTCCCTCTGCCACTGCTGAATGCATTAGTCTAATGAGATGTCTGCAGCCTGTGTGccgagcagcagcagtagtgtaTTAACCAAAAAGAGGACAAGGAAAAAGCAAGAGCAAGATGGCTTTCCCTTCATTGTTAGGGATTTAGCTTTATAATCACCTTTAGGCTTCTGGGATATAAGACAAAAGGGCTTGGCTCTTGGGCTTTCACAATAGAAGACAGCAGGTAATATataccccctctctctccctctctcgggTTATATTAGTATGTTATCGGTGCTGTTTCCTCCACAGCTCATGCATGGCTGCTCTTTGTGTGGTTTGCTTATTATGGTGCTCTGCTAAATGCTGCTCCTCTCACCGCATTGCTCAGCTGAGTATTCTGCAGTCTCGTAGTATTTGGATGTTGCTGATGTTCACCTCTGCCAAGCCATTGTGCTTCCCCTGTGTCTGCTCTACAAAGATGCTAATGATGCCCTCTAATATGTAGTTGCTGAGTTAGAAGGATTCATGTGCAGGTAAAGTGCATGTTTCTGTGCATTTCTATAGCTTGAGCTCAATGGTTGTTTCCTTTGTCTCCAGCTCCAAATGAGTGTACCTGCAGCGACGGCTCAGAAATCAGACGGCAACAACAGTGAAATGCAATCAGCTGCAGTAGCTCCCTCCTTCATCCCCAGCCAGTCGGGGAAGATACCGggcaggaagagagggagaccCCCGCTCCGCAATGTCGCCAAGATGGATTTTCCAAACCGCTACCCCGAGTCGCTCCCTCCACTCAAAGTGCCAAAGAAGAGGGGGAGAAAGCCGGGCTTCAAGGTCAGCCACATGAGGGGGAAACTGGGGGGAAaagctgtggtgtgtgtgtgtgtgtgtgtgtgtgtggatgcagtgtgtttaaaaatgcatatgtacacagaaagacacagacacaccggCTCCATGCCCTTCACATTTTGTGGGACCCAAGTGTAACAGAGAGAGACTAAACATCTGCTGTAGTCTAATGCCATGGAAGTCTGTTTATGTCCAAAGGGGAAGTCAttattgtaaaaatgtgtttttttttaacccataaAAACGGGCAGAATTCATCATCTGCAGCATAAAAACTGCAGTTCAGACAGATTTGGTCGCCTGATTACTCCAccatcccccccctccctgcACGATTTAGTTAATTAATAATATGCctgaaataaacaaagaaatgcacaaactttttttcttctgcagCTCAAACCCAGAATGGTGATGACACCATTGGCAATCTCTCCACCCAGCAGCACCCCTGAGCCCGATATGAGCTCCATTCCTCAGGATGCCGCCACCATCCCCCACTCTGCCACGCCCCAGGTGCTTACAGGTAGGACATAAAACACTCTAAACCCCAACGTAAGAAGCATTAATGCCGTTTTTGTCTTAATCCAGTCCCGATCTGCTTTAAAGACACGTAAAGATAACCAAGGTATCTCTTCTCCATCACTTCTTCACCCACAACTGTCTCCACCTGTGTTTTCCCTGCATCAGTCTGTATCTACATCAACAAGCAGGCCAACACAGGCCCCAACCTGGACAGGAAGAAGATCCAGCAGCTCCCTGATCACTTCGGACCCGACAGGCCCTCTGTGGTGCTGCAGCAGGCCGTCCAAGGCTGCATCGACAGCGCCTTCCTGCAGAAAACAGTGTTCACGCTCCTCACACAAGGCTACGGGGGAGAAAAAATATCAGGTGTTGTACAAAGACCTCCCTCAGGTGCTGCTATCTATTtgttcaatatcttttttttcacttgagGTGGCACTGAGTAGAAAACATGCATTAGTAAAGGTTTAACGACCTCATTTGTACGTCTAAAACTGTGATGACGACTCAAGTGGTCCTGTTTTCGCTCTTCCAGCCACATTCGATGGGAAGCAGCACCTTCTCAGCCTCCCCGTAGTGAACAGCATCGACTATGTGCTCCGTTTTCTGAAGAAGCTCTGCCGCAGCTTGCACTGTGAAAACCTCTTCAGTGATCAGCCCATTACCCAGCACAGTGGTGGCTCCTACCAGTCAGATGGTACTACTTAAATCTGTCTCATAGAAGCTGTGATGCTGATATAGATACGTTCTTTGAGCTAATTCTGATTCTCTTCTCGTCTTCAGCTGAAACATCTATGGCCGACGACTACCATTTAGACCAGTCCGATGGCAAACGCTACTCCGTGGACCCCGGCGATTCTGCTTTCAGCTCCATAAGCTCGTCCTACTCGCCAAAGACCTCCTACGGCTTCCGTTCGTCGCAGCAGTTCTCCAACGGCTCGGCCTCCATGAGCATGTGCAGGCAGTCGTCTACCAGCCCGAACACGTTCCCAGAGAGCAACAGGACAGGTTAGAAGACATGGAAAGACAAAACAGAGAttactttgttgtttatttctcgAAAGGTGAGAAAGTAAAAGCTCCTTTTCTTTTCGTTGTTCTTCCAGGAGGTTATAATGCATCTCCAGAGTCCCAGGAGTCCAAGGCTCCACCCAATAAAGACCCATCCACCTGGTCTGTGGAAGATGTTGTCTGGTTCATCAGGGATGCAGACCCCCACGCTCTCGGCCCTCATGCAGACGTCTTTAGGaaacatgtatgtttgttttccttTGTGTTCTTGACAGACTGACTTCTTTCTATTGCTGATTTAACAAACATCCAGTGGAAATCACCTTTTCTGGTCGCCTACTTCTTGCTGATTTGACACTAACTTCTGTCTTCTTCTTTCAGGAGATTGATGGAAACGCTTTGTTACTCCTAAAGAGCGACATGATCATGAAGTACCTTGGACTGAAGCTGGGGCCGGCCTTGAAGCTTTGCTACCACATCGACAAACTAAAGCAGACTAAGTTCTGAAAACCTTCTACGATATATTTCCACCTCCTTGAATCCAACAATACATTTGAGAAGGGACTCCAGGTCTGTGAGCCAATGGGAAGAGAGTAGGGCCTCAAGGCATGAGGTGCATCACTTCCTTTTCTGTCGTAAAAGTATAAAAGCAAACGGGCTGCCACGTTAATTTAACTACTTTAAGCTCAGAAAGAGATGGTAATGGTGACTTCTAAAATATACTATAAGTGAACTAATAATCCCAAAAAATGCCACACAAAGAGTGACATGTTTAAGTATTACTGCGCAGATATAACTTTATCTTCAGTTATATTCGAAGACATTTGTAACCAACATACGCATTTAAAAATTAGCAAGGTGAGAAAAGTAGGAGCAGAGTGAGGTCCAACTTAATGCTGACATTATAGGGTTAACATAAATGTTAACTTCTCCAACCTGCACTTTATGTAACTTCAAACAGGTTGTATTTTTAGATGATATATCATAGTATTTCTGTCCCAGCTAacacattataaaatatattacctACCTTATCACCAATAACTGAgttttttggccatttgggagaagcagaaaacaagttttgaacacaacattgacatatcacCTTTTATATTGATATGGCGAACTTGTTAAACAATAGTTGCTAATTTACACATCCAACAGGTAAGCAGCAACACTATCACTGATTTGGAATCATGTTTTTTGGCCACCTCACCTGAATGTAAATCGAATATcaactctcttttagctctgttttggtctccaccaactcctgagggaaatatctgtctctttagcccCTAAATGCCccactgtgttcaccagctagtctctaactgtgtctgtctgctgtttggtgctgaagGAACAGCTAAAGGAAGTGACAAATCTCATACCTGAAGCCCTACTCTTTTCCCATTGGTTCTCAGACATGGGGTACCCAGACGTGAGGTCCACAGTTGGACCCTCTTGGTACATTTTGCTGAAGATTTCCATGATGTCATGTAGTGATAATCACAAATTCACCCCTCTCTTACTAAACTGTCAGATTGTGGAATGCATCCTTCATACACATCTGTTTAAGGCCAATGTAAGATAAACGTTCTGTCTCACAAACCTTCATGAGCAGCACATCTGTCTGCTGCATgcagatttctttatatatatatatatatatatatatatatatatattcatcatCTGACAAGAAACATATAACAGAAAACACTTCATACCTTAAGAAACTCTCACTTTGTCAAACCTCACTATAGGATCTCATGTTTACCAAGCTGAAATCTTATCTATAACTGAGAAATGGTGCATTAAGTACTACATTGCTTTTTGATTGAGAGATTTAGAAAATCATTTTGATACTATTTTTTCACATTACTGTGTCACAAAAAAGTAATGTTCCCATTGGatttgtcattcttttttattataattttaatataaaaaaacactataACCTAAACAAAACATAGCCTACATAGAAAGACAGTAGCTCTCTTGTTagtatttataaagaaaaatgAGAGCATTGTGAACGtgatatatttatttgtttcaatatGCAAGATTGTTACATGCCAGTTATCTCTATAGGCTCTTCATGTATACTCatgagaactttttttttttttttttttaattaatgtgtttatgtttttatcaAGCATCAGTGTTGATACGGAACCTGTCAAAACACACTAAATGTTACACTGAGAAAACCTAAATGGCCATGTAAATGGgtatataatatagtattgCTTTTGTATACCACTTTTGGTGTACAGTATGCatcctttttttaatcaattaaccTTT
It contains:
- the LOC114547266 gene encoding sex comb on midleg-like protein 4, with the protein product MSVPAATAQKSDGNNSEMQSAAVAPSFIPSQSGKIPGRKRGRPPLRNVAKMDFPNRYPESLPPLKVPKKRGRKPGFKLKPRMVMTPLAISPPSSTPEPDMSSIPQDAATIPHSATPQVLTVCIYINKQANTGPNLDRKKIQQLPDHFGPDRPSVVLQQAVQGCIDSAFLQKTVFTLLTQGYGGEKISATFDGKQHLLSLPVVNSIDYVLRFLKKLCRSLHCENLFSDQPITQHSGGSYQSDAETSMADDYHLDQSDGKRYSVDPGDSAFSSISSSYSPKTSYGFRSSQQFSNGSASMSMCRQSSTSPNTFPESNRTGGYNASPESQESKAPPNKDPSTWSVEDVVWFIRDADPHALGPHADVFRKHEIDGNALLLLKSDMIMKYLGLKLGPALKLCYHIDKLKQTKF